A DNA window from Novosphingobium sp. RL4 contains the following coding sequences:
- a CDS encoding multidrug efflux RND transporter permease subunit has translation MRFSRFFIDRPIFAGVIAVILTVVGALAFFGLPVSQYPDIVPPTVTVTAQYPGASAETVADTVAAPIEQEINGVDDMLYMSSQSTGDGKVTITVTFKIGTDLDAAQVLVQNRVAIAEPRLPDAVRAMGVVTRKTSPEFLMVVNLQSPDGTFNRDYLSNYALTQVKDRLSRLDGVGDVQLFGSRDYGMRIWIDPTKAAAMNLTAGEIVDALKAQNVQVSSGAIGAPPYDRGNAYQVGVEMQGRLTTPEQFGDIVVRTDAEGRQVRVRDVARVELGAQDYTTNTYLSGKPTVVIAVLQRPGSNALDAAKAVRAEMDDVAKAFPKGLEYSVIYNPTEFIGQSIDAVYHTLFEAVILVVLVILVFLQNWRAAVIPIIAIPVSLVGTAIMLAAVGYSLNNLSLFGLVLAIGIVVDDAIVVVENVERYIEEGMSPLEAARRSMDEVTGALIAIVLVLCAVFVPTLFITGMSGQFYKQFAVTITTATVISLVLSLTLSPALAAILLRERHALPEGAPRWKRTLQGAADRFNRGFDRMSDGYARLTLTLVKRPVKMMAGYAALIAATVGMFWATPAGFIPNQDQGYFLAAIFLPPGSSLTRTDEVTQEVAKRILPIKGLRGAVMFAGFHGPSQTAAPDAAAIYFPFKSFAERKQLGVTYEGIMAQAQAAMQGYDKAQVLLIPPPTINGIVPPGGYRMVVEDKEGRGLAELQKAAGALIAKANQAPELSQVYTLFTMNTPRVYADVDRRKADMLGVSPAKIFEAMQVYLGSAYINDFNLLGRTYRVTAQADAAYRGSTADIANLQTRSESGAMVPVGSVATFKDQTGPYRVVRYNLHPAVEIDGSYGKGYSSGQSLATMEQIAGETLPTGYDTEWTGIAYQQATAGNTAGIVFGMAVLFVFLVLAAQYESLTLPLAIILIVPMCLFAAMTGVNLRGMDNNILTQIGLVVLIALAAKNAILVVEFAKQAEEERGYSPVEAAVYAARTRLRPILMTSLAFILGTVPLVIADGAGAELRQALGTAVFFGMTGVTGFGLLFTPTFYVVCRKLAAALRRNPAAPHHQSHAVVPAE, from the coding sequence ATGCGATTTTCCCGGTTCTTCATCGACCGGCCGATCTTCGCAGGCGTCATCGCGGTGATCCTCACCGTGGTGGGTGCGCTTGCGTTCTTCGGCCTGCCGGTCAGCCAGTATCCCGACATCGTCCCGCCGACGGTGACGGTGACCGCCCAATATCCCGGCGCTTCCGCCGAAACCGTCGCCGACACCGTGGCCGCTCCGATCGAGCAGGAAATCAACGGCGTCGACGACATGCTCTACATGTCATCGCAGTCCACCGGCGACGGCAAGGTGACGATCACCGTCACCTTCAAGATCGGCACCGACCTCGATGCCGCGCAGGTTCTGGTACAGAACCGCGTCGCCATTGCCGAACCGCGTCTTCCCGACGCCGTGCGCGCAATGGGCGTGGTGACGCGCAAGACCTCGCCGGAATTCCTGATGGTGGTGAACCTGCAGTCTCCCGACGGCACGTTCAACCGCGACTACCTGTCGAACTATGCCCTCACGCAGGTCAAGGACCGGCTCTCGCGCCTTGACGGCGTGGGCGACGTGCAGCTGTTCGGCTCGCGCGACTACGGCATGCGCATCTGGATCGACCCCACCAAGGCCGCCGCCATGAACCTGACCGCGGGCGAGATCGTCGATGCGCTCAAGGCCCAGAACGTGCAGGTCTCCTCGGGCGCGATCGGCGCGCCGCCTTATGACCGGGGCAATGCCTATCAGGTCGGCGTCGAGATGCAGGGCCGCCTGACCACGCCCGAGCAGTTCGGCGACATCGTCGTGCGCACCGATGCCGAAGGCCGCCAGGTCCGCGTGCGCGACGTGGCGCGTGTCGAACTGGGCGCGCAGGACTACACCACCAACACTTACCTCTCGGGCAAGCCCACGGTCGTGATCGCCGTGCTCCAGCGCCCGGGCTCGAACGCGCTCGATGCCGCCAAGGCCGTGCGTGCCGAGATGGACGACGTTGCCAAGGCCTTCCCCAAGGGCCTCGAATATTCCGTCATCTACAACCCCACCGAGTTCATCGGCCAGTCGATCGACGCGGTGTACCACACCCTGTTCGAGGCGGTGATCCTCGTCGTCCTCGTCATCCTGGTGTTCCTCCAGAACTGGCGCGCGGCGGTGATTCCGATCATCGCGATCCCGGTCTCGCTGGTCGGCACCGCGATCATGCTGGCGGCCGTCGGCTATTCCCTCAACAACCTCTCGCTGTTCGGGCTGGTGCTCGCCATCGGCATCGTCGTCGACGACGCGATCGTCGTGGTCGAGAACGTGGAACGCTACATCGAGGAGGGCATGTCTCCGCTGGAGGCCGCCCGCCGCTCGATGGACGAAGTGACCGGCGCGCTGATCGCCATCGTCCTGGTGCTCTGCGCGGTCTTCGTGCCGACGCTGTTCATCACCGGCATGTCGGGCCAGTTCTACAAGCAGTTCGCCGTCACCATCACCACCGCCACGGTGATCTCGCTGGTGCTCTCGCTCACGCTGTCTCCGGCGCTCGCCGCGATCCTGCTGCGCGAACGCCATGCCCTGCCGGAGGGCGCCCCGCGCTGGAAGCGGACGCTGCAAGGCGCCGCCGACAGGTTCAACCGCGGCTTCGACCGGATGAGCGACGGCTATGCCCGCCTCACTCTCACGCTGGTCAAGCGCCCGGTGAAGATGATGGCCGGTTATGCCGCGCTCATCGCCGCCACCGTTGGCATGTTCTGGGCGACGCCTGCGGGCTTCATCCCGAACCAGGACCAAGGCTATTTCCTTGCCGCGATCTTCCTGCCGCCGGGCTCCTCGCTCACGCGTACGGACGAAGTGACGCAGGAAGTCGCCAAGCGCATCCTGCCGATCAAGGGCCTGCGCGGCGCGGTGATGTTCGCCGGCTTCCACGGTCCCTCGCAGACGGCCGCGCCTGACGCCGCCGCCATCTACTTCCCGTTCAAGAGCTTCGCGGAGCGCAAACAGCTGGGCGTGACCTATGAAGGGATCATGGCCCAGGCCCAGGCCGCGATGCAGGGTTACGACAAGGCGCAGGTCCTGCTGATCCCGCCGCCGACCATCAACGGCATCGTCCCCCCGGGTGGCTACCGCATGGTCGTGGAGGACAAGGAAGGGCGCGGTCTGGCCGAGCTTCAGAAGGCTGCCGGCGCGCTGATCGCCAAGGCCAACCAGGCCCCCGAACTGAGCCAGGTCTATACCCTGTTCACCATGAACACCCCGCGCGTCTATGCCGACGTCGACCGCCGCAAGGCGGACATGCTGGGCGTTTCTCCGGCCAAGATCTTCGAGGCGATGCAGGTCTACCTCGGTTCGGCCTATATCAACGACTTCAACCTGCTGGGACGCACCTATCGCGTCACCGCGCAGGCTGACGCGGCCTATCGCGGTTCCACCGCGGATATCGCCAACCTCCAGACCCGCTCGGAATCGGGCGCGATGGTTCCGGTCGGCTCGGTCGCGACGTTCAAGGACCAGACCGGCCCCTACCGCGTGGTGCGCTACAACCTGCACCCGGCGGTGGAAATCGACGGCAGCTACGGCAAGGGCTATTCCTCGGGCCAGTCGCTGGCGACGATGGAGCAGATCGCGGGCGAAACCCTGCCCACCGGCTATGACACCGAGTGGACCGGCATCGCCTATCAGCAGGCCACTGCGGGCAATACCGCCGGAATCGTCTTCGGCATGGCGGTGCTGTTCGTCTTCCTGGTTCTCGCCGCCCAATACGAAAGCCTGACCCTGCCGCTGGCGATCATCCTGATCGTGCCGATGTGCCTCTTCGCCGCGATGACCGGCGTGAACCTCAGGGGGATGGACAACAATATCCTCACCCAGATCGGTCTGGTCGTGTTGATTGCCCTTGCCGCCAAGAACGCGATCCTCGTGGTCGAATTCGCCAAGCAGGCGGAAGAGGAGCGGGGCTATTCGCCGGTGGAGGCAGCCGTCTATGCGGCCCGCACCCGCCTGCGCCCGATCCTGATGACCTCGCTGGCCTTCATCCTCGGCACGGTGCCGCTGGTGATCGCCGATGGGGCAGGCGCCGAGCTTCGGCAGGCGCTGGGCACGGCGGTGTTCTTCGGGATGACCGGCGTTACCGGCTTCGGCCTGCTGTTCACGCCCACCTTCTACGTCGTCTGCCGCAAGCTCGCAGCAGCGCTTCGCCGGAACCCGGCAGCGCCGCATCACCAGAGCCACGCGGTGGTTCCGGCGGAATGA
- a CDS encoding TonB-dependent receptor, giving the protein MRSFKQLLLCSAGLASLGSPAFAQEQPDDSTHVNEANVIIVQARRRDEDVQDVPAVIDTVTADDISKLNLRDFREVSTLTPGLQLDTNANGIGGNAKMRGVNFDVNASGNNPTVEFYMNDAPITAGVVLQQMYDIGQIEVQRGPQGTLRGRASPSGSITVTTKKPDLYSWGGVVDMTANDIGTMNFKGALNIPVIEGIAAIRAAGVWDENEVDRVHSIYSNRDPFARTKSGRISALVTPTDWLRFEGMYQRLDRNQRSYDQIASFSEVNPDAIESPVYISSKDRLSNYESPRLVSQVFDVYNWRAEASGFGQRLIYQGQYYTQKIHSTENFDRGNLFEGDVNQFTDTRSTSKSHEIRLQNEERLFDMVDYVVGFFDSRNKPHTDLTNPTIVALPEVFGGGIAQLVQTPITSQGKTHEQSFFGNLTVHIGDATEVSGGLRRIDYKDESQLIVNGMTISNNVQSAKKWIYNGSLKHNFTPDLMVYVGTGSSWRPGINVVGDFNIAQSDLEKSFLHLPAETSKSYEIGMKSTLLDGRMRFNLTAYHQKFKNYPYRVPGSGVFFINTVALRDSAGNVTGTAQQVSNFNFAGAVPVEVNGIEGDVSFDVMQGWTLGASASYSMGKIKGGTVPCNDLNGDGVPDATTSAPSLDDLIGAVGSNNIAACQVSQRSSFMAPFSATAQSEYAFPAFSGTDAYLRGIATYTGKSKGDPGNAWDNVGAYALVNLFAGLRADDGAWEVGLYAKNVFDTTKTLTRTNPLFTSYQQLGFAGQFDPTTGRPIFTGPTAATGTSTYTGVTTTAPREFGINVRYAFGSR; this is encoded by the coding sequence ATGCGTTCTTTCAAGCAGCTTCTGCTGTGCTCGGCAGGCTTGGCCAGTCTTGGCAGTCCCGCGTTCGCGCAGGAGCAGCCGGATGATTCCACGCACGTCAACGAAGCGAACGTCATCATCGTCCAGGCCCGCCGCCGCGACGAAGACGTGCAGGACGTTCCCGCCGTCATCGACACCGTCACCGCGGACGACATCTCCAAGCTGAACCTGCGCGACTTCCGCGAGGTTTCCACGCTCACCCCCGGTCTCCAGCTCGATACCAACGCCAACGGCATCGGCGGCAACGCCAAGATGCGCGGCGTCAACTTCGACGTGAACGCCAGCGGCAACAACCCGACCGTCGAATTCTACATGAACGACGCGCCGATCACCGCCGGCGTCGTGCTCCAGCAAATGTACGACATCGGCCAGATCGAAGTGCAGCGCGGGCCCCAGGGCACCCTGCGCGGCCGTGCATCGCCGTCCGGGTCGATCACCGTCACCACCAAGAAGCCGGACCTCTATTCGTGGGGCGGCGTGGTGGACATGACCGCCAACGACATCGGCACCATGAACTTCAAGGGCGCGCTCAACATCCCGGTGATCGAAGGCATAGCCGCGATCCGCGCCGCCGGCGTCTGGGACGAGAACGAGGTGGACCGCGTCCACTCGATCTACAGCAACCGCGATCCCTTCGCCCGCACCAAGAGCGGCCGTATCTCCGCCCTCGTTACGCCGACCGACTGGCTGCGCTTCGAAGGCATGTACCAGCGCCTTGATCGCAACCAGCGCAGCTACGACCAGATCGCCTCGTTCTCCGAGGTCAATCCCGATGCGATCGAGAGCCCGGTCTACATCTCCTCGAAGGACCGCCTCTCGAACTACGAGAGCCCGCGCCTCGTCAGCCAGGTGTTCGACGTCTACAACTGGCGCGCAGAAGCCAGCGGCTTCGGCCAGCGCCTGATCTACCAGGGCCAGTACTACACCCAGAAGATCCACTCGACCGAGAACTTCGACCGCGGCAACCTCTTCGAAGGTGACGTGAATCAGTTCACCGACACCCGCTCCACCTCGAAGTCGCACGAAATCCGCCTGCAGAACGAAGAACGCCTGTTCGACATGGTCGATTACGTGGTGGGCTTCTTCGACAGCCGCAACAAGCCGCACACCGATCTCACCAACCCGACCATCGTGGCCCTGCCGGAAGTGTTCGGCGGCGGTATCGCACAGTTGGTCCAGACCCCGATCACCAGCCAGGGCAAGACGCACGAACAGTCGTTCTTCGGCAACCTGACCGTGCACATCGGCGATGCCACCGAAGTCTCGGGCGGCCTGCGCCGGATCGACTACAAGGACGAAAGCCAGCTCATCGTCAACGGCATGACGATCTCGAACAACGTGCAGTCGGCCAAGAAGTGGATCTACAACGGCTCGCTCAAGCACAACTTCACGCCGGACCTGATGGTCTACGTGGGGACCGGCAGTTCGTGGCGCCCCGGCATCAATGTCGTCGGCGACTTCAACATCGCGCAGTCCGACCTCGAAAAGTCGTTCCTCCACCTGCCGGCGGAAACCTCGAAGTCGTATGAAATCGGCATGAAGTCCACGCTGCTCGACGGCCGCATGCGCTTCAACCTCACGGCCTATCACCAGAAGTTCAAGAACTACCCCTACCGCGTGCCGGGATCGGGCGTGTTCTTCATCAATACCGTTGCCCTGCGCGATTCGGCCGGAAATGTCACCGGCACCGCCCAGCAGGTCAGCAACTTCAACTTCGCCGGCGCCGTGCCGGTGGAAGTCAACGGCATCGAAGGCGATGTCTCGTTCGACGTCATGCAGGGCTGGACCCTCGGCGCGTCGGCCAGCTATTCGATGGGCAAGATCAAGGGCGGCACCGTCCCCTGCAACGATCTCAACGGCGACGGCGTGCCGGACGCAACGACCAGCGCGCCCTCGCTCGACGACCTGATCGGCGCCGTCGGTTCGAACAACATCGCCGCCTGCCAGGTCTCGCAGCGTTCCTCGTTCATGGCGCCCTTCTCGGCCACCGCGCAGAGCGAATACGCGTTCCCCGCCTTCAGCGGGACCGACGCCTACCTGCGCGGCATCGCGACCTATACCGGCAAGTCGAAGGGCGATCCGGGCAATGCCTGGGACAACGTCGGGGCCTATGCCCTGGTCAACCTCTTCGCTGGCCTGCGCGCGGATGACGGCGCCTGGGAAGTGGGCCTCTATGCCAAGAACGTCTTCGACACGACGAAGACCCTGACCCGTACCAACCCGCTGTTCACCTCGTACCAGCAGCTTGGCTTCGCCGGACAGTTCGATCCCACCACCGGCCGCCCGATCTTCACCGGACCGACCGCCGCCACGGGCACGAGCACGTACACCGGTGTGACCACCACCGCCCCGCGCGAGTTCGGCATCAACGTGCGCTACGCTTTCGGCTCGCGCTGA
- a CDS encoding MFS transporter: MTSTPQSGEALGQSREALGLPTFKEHHQPSPGEIAIGVIIGRTSEFFDFFVYAIASVLVFPKLFFPFVDALTGTIYSFAIFALAFVARPFGSLVFMAIDRAYGRGTKLTIALFMLGGSTAAIAFLPSYQTAGSTAITLLCLFRLGQGFALGGTWDGLASLLALNAPEGKRGWYAMIPQLGAPFGLIVASALFAFMIATLPAEDFLDWGWRYPFFVAFAINVVALFARLRIVVTDEFENLFVSRDLQPAAVSSTISREWRTIVIGAFAPLASFAMFHMVTVFPLSWVFLFTADSPIGFLLIEALAAAFGVVAVIASGRIADRFGRRNLLGTCAVGIAIFSGFAPQLLDAGPAGEIAFMIIGFVLLGLAFGQSSGVVASGFSSEHRYTGSALTSDLAWLFGAGFAPLAALLLSSNWGLIASGGYLLSGAIATLAALWLNKELASRN; this comes from the coding sequence ATGACCAGCACTCCCCAATCCGGCGAAGCCTTGGGCCAGTCCCGCGAAGCCTTGGGCCTGCCGACTTTCAAGGAGCACCATCAGCCCTCGCCCGGCGAGATCGCGATCGGTGTCATCATCGGGCGAACCTCGGAGTTCTTCGACTTCTTCGTCTATGCCATCGCCTCGGTGCTGGTCTTCCCGAAGCTGTTCTTCCCCTTCGTCGATGCGCTGACCGGCACGATCTACTCCTTCGCGATCTTCGCGCTGGCGTTCGTCGCCCGCCCCTTCGGCAGCCTCGTGTTCATGGCGATCGACCGCGCCTACGGCCGCGGCACCAAGCTGACGATCGCGTTGTTCATGCTCGGCGGGTCGACCGCGGCGATCGCGTTCCTGCCTTCCTACCAGACGGCAGGCAGCACCGCGATCACCCTGCTCTGCCTGTTCCGGCTCGGCCAGGGCTTCGCCCTCGGCGGCACCTGGGACGGCCTTGCCTCGCTGCTCGCGCTCAACGCACCTGAAGGCAAGCGCGGCTGGTATGCGATGATCCCGCAGCTCGGCGCGCCGTTCGGCCTGATCGTGGCCAGCGCCCTGTTCGCCTTCATGATCGCCACCCTCCCCGCCGAGGACTTCCTCGACTGGGGCTGGCGCTATCCCTTCTTCGTGGCCTTCGCGATCAACGTCGTGGCGCTCTTCGCGCGCCTTCGCATCGTCGTCACGGACGAGTTCGAAAACCTCTTCGTCAGCCGCGACCTGCAGCCCGCCGCCGTGTCCAGCACGATCAGCCGCGAATGGCGCACGATCGTGATCGGTGCCTTCGCACCGCTCGCCAGCTTCGCGATGTTCCACATGGTGACCGTGTTCCCGCTCTCGTGGGTGTTCCTGTTCACCGCCGATTCGCCGATCGGCTTCCTGCTGATCGAGGCGCTGGCCGCTGCCTTCGGCGTCGTCGCCGTGATCGCCTCGGGCCGCATCGCCGACCGCTTCGGCCGTCGTAACCTGCTCGGCACCTGCGCCGTGGGCATCGCGATCTTCTCGGGCTTCGCGCCGCAGCTGCTCGATGCCGGCCCGGCCGGCGAGATCGCCTTCATGATCATCGGCTTCGTGCTGCTCGGCCTCGCGTTCGGCCAATCCTCGGGCGTCGTCGCCTCGGGCTTCTCGAGCGAGCACCGCTATACCGGCTCGGCGCTCACGAGCGATCTTGCCTGGCTGTTCGGTGCCGGCTTCGCCCCGCTGGCGGCGCTGCTGCTGTCCAGCAACTGGGGCCTAATCGCTTCGGGCGGCTACCTGCTCTCGGGCGCGATCGCCACGCTGGCGGCGCTCTGGCTCAACAAGGAGCTGGCCAGCCGCAACTAA
- a CDS encoding TolC family protein, with amino-acid sequence MNIKNLVAGLLTATALSACAVGPDYVAPTPPVAAAAPFVGVQTAEVTAAAPNDNWWRLYNDPVLDGLVADALAANTDVRVAVARIEKARASLRGSRSDRLPQTNIDASGTYGRVSESQVLPGYDREGRRVDGEFSVGYELDLFGRVSRGIEASRADLAAAQEDADAVRVTVVADTVRAYVDATSAADQLGVAQRTVDLLDRSARITNARFERGLNQKLDVIRVTQLREQQAAMIPSLQAARDAALFRLATLTGRTPQDLPEAARTRTTTPDVSRAIPVGDGATLLARRPDVKAAERRLAADTARVGVATADLYPKITLGGSIGTTAVGATDVFGGGPLRWLLGPMISWAFPNQEAIRARIGGAKADAKADLATFDGTVLRALEETETALSAYRNALLRKERLASARDAAERAANVSLARESRGQIDSLDVLDAQRTLAQSEADYAAATRAVAFAQVDLFRALGGSWQQT; translated from the coding sequence ATGAATATCAAGAACCTGGTTGCGGGACTTCTCACCGCGACCGCCCTCTCGGCCTGCGCCGTCGGACCCGACTATGTCGCGCCGACGCCGCCGGTCGCGGCAGCGGCGCCCTTCGTGGGCGTCCAGACTGCCGAAGTCACCGCCGCCGCGCCCAATGACAATTGGTGGCGGCTCTACAACGACCCGGTGCTTGACGGTCTGGTTGCCGATGCGCTCGCCGCCAACACCGACGTGCGCGTGGCCGTGGCCCGGATCGAGAAGGCGCGGGCCAGCCTGCGCGGATCGCGTTCCGACCGCCTGCCGCAGACGAACATCGATGCCAGCGGCACTTATGGCCGGGTTTCGGAAAGCCAGGTCCTGCCGGGCTACGACCGTGAAGGTCGCCGCGTCGACGGCGAGTTCTCGGTGGGCTACGAACTGGACCTGTTCGGCCGGGTTTCACGCGGGATCGAGGCTTCTCGCGCCGATCTCGCCGCTGCGCAGGAGGATGCCGACGCGGTGCGGGTGACGGTCGTGGCCGACACCGTGCGGGCCTATGTCGATGCCACCAGCGCCGCCGACCAGCTCGGCGTCGCCCAGCGAACCGTCGACCTGCTCGACCGTTCTGCGCGGATCACCAATGCCCGTTTCGAGCGGGGGCTCAACCAGAAGCTCGACGTGATCCGCGTTACCCAGCTGCGCGAGCAGCAGGCGGCCATGATCCCGAGCCTTCAGGCAGCCCGCGACGCGGCGCTGTTCCGTCTCGCGACGCTGACCGGGCGGACGCCGCAGGACCTGCCGGAAGCGGCGCGGACCCGCACGACGACTCCTGACGTCAGCCGTGCGATTCCGGTTGGCGACGGGGCGACCCTGCTGGCGCGCCGTCCCGACGTGAAGGCGGCCGAACGCCGTCTTGCCGCCGATACCGCGCGCGTCGGCGTGGCGACGGCGGATCTCTATCCGAAGATCACGCTGGGCGGTTCGATCGGCACCACTGCGGTCGGCGCGACCGACGTGTTCGGCGGCGGCCCGCTGCGCTGGCTGCTCGGGCCGATGATTTCCTGGGCGTTCCCCAACCAGGAAGCGATCCGGGCACGGATCGGCGGGGCGAAGGCCGATGCCAAGGCCGATCTCGCCACGTTCGACGGCACCGTGCTGCGGGCGCTGGAAGAAACCGAGACCGCGCTTTCGGCCTATCGCAATGCCTTGTTGCGCAAGGAGCGCCTCGCTTCCGCCCGCGATGCGGCGGAGCGCGCGGCCAACGTCAGCCTGGCGCGCGAGAGCAGGGGGCAGATCGATTCGCTCGACGTGCTCGATGCCCAGCGTACCCTTGCACAGTCCGAAGCGGACTATGCAGCGGCGACCCGTGCGGTGGCTTTCGCGCAGGTCGATCTGTTCCGGGCGCTTGGTGGAAGCTGGCAGCAGACCTGA
- the cyoA gene encoding ubiquinol oxidase subunit II, whose amino-acid sequence MRPPESRPKPRQLTALAKVLAALSLTGALSACNTVVLDPAGDVARQQGDLVVISTLLMLLIIVPVMIATVLFAWRYRASNKEADYQPDWDHSTQLELLIWTAPLLIIICLGALTWVTTHLLDPYRTIGRIDATTPVAANAKPLEVEVVALDWKWLFIYPEQGVATVNELVVPTGRPLQFKITSSSVMNSFYVPAMAGQIYAMPGMETRLHAVINKPIETVGFSANYSGAGFSNMRFATHAVSDADFAKWAQGVKAGGESANGGTAGGTLDRTAYLQLEKPSEKVSVIRYASVSPDLYDAIVDMCVEPGKMCMSEMMALDARGGLGKAGIRNVEMLTYDKRGREAAASANANPSAAIQRELAWVRALCRQMPGAAPDHTVKAPDSLRSLTGAGMKAPQSLPLFGKSEQALAEPKAAEPKKTEPVAMGDAHSSQISRN is encoded by the coding sequence ATGCGCCCACCCGAGTCCAGACCGAAGCCGCGGCAGCTGACCGCGCTCGCCAAAGTCCTTGCCGCCTTGTCCCTGACTGGCGCGCTTTCCGCTTGTAACACCGTCGTGCTCGATCCGGCCGGCGATGTCGCACGTCAGCAGGGGGACCTTGTGGTCATCTCCACGCTGCTGATGCTGCTGATCATCGTCCCCGTCATGATCGCGACGGTCCTGTTCGCGTGGCGTTATCGCGCGTCGAACAAGGAGGCCGACTATCAACCGGACTGGGATCACTCGACCCAGCTCGAACTGCTGATCTGGACCGCGCCGCTCCTTATCATCATCTGCCTGGGCGCCCTGACCTGGGTTACCACGCACCTTCTCGATCCCTACCGCACCATCGGCCGCATTGACGCCACCACCCCGGTCGCCGCCAATGCCAAGCCGCTGGAAGTCGAAGTCGTCGCGCTCGACTGGAAGTGGCTGTTCATCTACCCCGAGCAGGGCGTGGCCACGGTCAACGAGCTGGTCGTCCCGACCGGGCGTCCGCTGCAGTTCAAGATCACCTCGTCGAGCGTGATGAACTCCTTCTACGTGCCCGCCATGGCCGGCCAGATCTACGCGATGCCGGGCATGGAAACGCGCCTGCACGCCGTGATCAACAAGCCGATCGAGACGGTCGGCTTCTCCGCCAACTATTCGGGCGCGGGCTTCTCCAACATGCGTTTCGCCACGCACGCGGTTTCCGATGCGGACTTCGCGAAGTGGGCGCAGGGCGTGAAGGCCGGCGGCGAATCGGCCAACGGCGGCACTGCCGGCGGCACGCTTGACCGCACTGCCTACCTCCAGCTCGAAAAGCCGAGCGAGAAGGTTTCGGTCATCCGCTACGCCTCGGTCTCGCCCGACCTCTATGACGCCATCGTCGACATGTGCGTCGAGCCGGGCAAGATGTGCATGAGCGAAATGATGGCGCTCGATGCGCGCGGCGGTCTCGGCAAGGCCGGCATCCGCAATGTCGAGATGCTGACTTACGACAAGCGCGGCCGCGAAGCCGCTGCTTCCGCCAACGCCAATCCTTCGGCCGCCATCCAGCGCGAGTTGGCCTGGGTCCGCGCGCTTTGCCGCCAGATGCCCGGCGCCGCGCCCGACCATACGGTCAAGGCGCCCGACAGCCTGCGTTCGCTGACCGGCGCCGGCATGAAGGCTCCGCAATCGCTGCCGCTGTTCGGCAAGAGCGAGCAGGCTCTTGCCGAGCCGAAGGCCGCGGAGCCCAAGAAGACCGAGCCCGTTGCCATGGGCGACGCGCACTCCTCCCAGATTTCCCGGAACTGA
- a CDS encoding efflux RND transporter periplasmic adaptor subunit has product MNFPVSPETLAATATEAELPDGSQASRPRRGRHVAIAAIALIAVAGIGWKTFSHTQADAAPMAPAVVQAATPLIRDVTEWDDYVGRFAPSKSVEVRPRVSGAITQLFFKDGDFVREGQPLFTVDPRPYRAALAEAQAEVASAQSALVLARSDYARVAGLKGDEAMAASEVDQLRAKVRAATAALAGAEARVRQRSLDVEFATVRAPISGRISDRRVDVGNLVSGENGTGATLLTTINAVSPIYFTFDASEALFLKTQREKAEHKSAADVQVRLQDETQYRWNGKLDFTDNGLDPRSGTIRVRAVLDNSDGFLTPGMFGNMRLAEGGTVKAMLVPDDAIQSDQARKVVLTVGKDGVVAAKPVELGPLVDGLRVIRSGLAPADRVVISNYQAAIAGAKVNTRRGQIAVDPKAANVASGPNAPIAAQATLAN; this is encoded by the coding sequence GTGAATTTCCCCGTATCTCCAGAAACGCTCGCCGCGACGGCGACGGAGGCCGAACTGCCCGATGGCAGCCAGGCCAGCCGTCCTCGCCGCGGACGACACGTCGCCATTGCCGCCATCGCGCTGATCGCGGTGGCCGGCATCGGCTGGAAGACCTTCAGCCATACGCAGGCCGACGCGGCGCCGATGGCGCCTGCCGTCGTTCAGGCCGCAACCCCGCTGATCCGCGACGTGACCGAATGGGACGATTATGTCGGCCGCTTCGCACCCAGCAAATCGGTGGAAGTGCGTCCGCGCGTCTCGGGCGCGATCACGCAGCTCTTCTTCAAGGACGGCGATTTCGTCCGCGAGGGGCAGCCGCTGTTCACCGTCGACCCGCGCCCCTACCGCGCCGCCCTGGCCGAGGCGCAGGCCGAAGTCGCCTCCGCCCAGAGCGCTCTGGTCCTCGCCAGGTCGGACTATGCCCGCGTTGCCGGGCTCAAGGGTGACGAGGCCATGGCCGCCAGCGAGGTCGACCAGCTTCGCGCCAAGGTCCGCGCCGCCACCGCCGCGCTGGCGGGGGCCGAGGCCCGCGTGCGCCAGCGTTCGCTCGATGTCGAATTCGCCACCGTGCGCGCGCCGATCTCGGGCCGCATTTCCGACCGCCGGGTGGACGTGGGCAACCTCGTCTCGGGTGAGAACGGCACCGGCGCCACCCTGCTGACCACGATCAACGCGGTCAGCCCGATCTACTTCACGTTCGATGCCTCCGAAGCGCTGTTCCTCAAGACCCAGCGCGAGAAGGCCGAGCACAAGAGCGCCGCCGACGTGCAGGTCCGCCTTCAGGACGAGACCCAGTACCGCTGGAACGGCAAGCTGGACTTCACCGACAACGGCCTCGACCCGCGCTCGGGCACGATCCGCGTGCGCGCCGTGCTCGACAATTCCGACGGGTTCCTGACGCCGGGCATGTTCGGCAACATGCGTCTGGCGGAAGGCGGCACGGTCAAGGCCATGCTGGTGCCTGACGACGCCATCCAGTCCGACCAGGCGCGCAAGGTCGTGCTGACGGTGGGCAAGGACGGCGTGGTCGCGGCCAAGCCGGTCGAACTCGGCCCGCTGGTGGACGGGCTGCGTGTCATCCGCTCGGGCCTTGCGCCTGCGGACCGCGTGGTCATCTCCAACTACCAGGCCGCCATTGCCGGCGCCAAGGTCAATACCCGCCGCGGCCAGATCGCGGTGGACCCCAAGGCGGCCAATGTCGCCTCCGGCCCCAATGCGCCGATTGCCGCGCAGGCCACGCTCGCCAACTGA